One Brevibacillus choshinensis genomic window carries:
- a CDS encoding YczE/YyaS/YitT family protein encodes MQTKFAIRPVAIQYTVFMLGLAVMGYGIGTMIEANLGVAPWDTLHIGLQKTFGLTIGMWSQIVGLFIIVASYLIGKIKPSVGMFLNMFFFGLFIDLFMWLKWIPVGSTVTERIVLFAAGLLIYTFGTGMYISPRLGAGPRDSFMLALHDRLGWDIGKVRIGIECTVTLLGFLLGGPVSVGTIVTAFSIGPLIKRFIPFWERVMARLYLSAAQKRELAK; translated from the coding sequence ATGCAGACGAAGTTCGCGATACGCCCTGTTGCCATTCAGTACACTGTATTCATGCTGGGCTTAGCCGTCATGGGGTATGGCATCGGGACGATGATTGAGGCCAATCTCGGTGTCGCACCATGGGATACCTTGCATATTGGATTGCAGAAGACGTTTGGATTGACGATCGGCATGTGGTCGCAGATAGTCGGATTGTTCATTATTGTCGCTTCCTACCTCATCGGCAAAATCAAGCCGAGTGTGGGAATGTTTCTGAACATGTTTTTCTTCGGATTGTTTATCGACTTGTTCATGTGGTTGAAATGGATACCGGTAGGAAGCACTGTCACGGAGCGGATCGTACTCTTCGCAGCCGGTCTTCTGATCTACACGTTCGGGACCGGGATGTACATCTCGCCGCGGTTAGGCGCGGGGCCGCGAGACAGCTTTATGCTAGCTTTGCACGATCGTCTGGGATGGGATATCGGTAAAGTCAGAATCGGAATCGAGTGCACGGTTACCCTGCTGGGCTTCTTGCTCGGAGGACCGGTATCGGTAGGAACGATCGTCACGGCTTTTTCCATCGGACCATTGATCAAGCGGTTCATCCCGTTTTGGGAGCGAGTCATGGCACGGTTGTACCTGTCGGCGGCACAAAAAAGAGAGCTGGCCAAATAG
- a CDS encoding metallophosphoesterase family protein: MKIAALYDIHGNVFALQAVLTELEELKPDLIVIGGDILSGPMPVQTLERLLQLSAPVQFIRGNCDREVALAYDGIPLRPGMSEKGREITEWVANQLTTHHREFLEQLPAQYSHSVEGIGEVLFCHATPGSDDVIFTPMTDLQRLEEIFENVQQRTVICGHTHIQFDMRIGETRVVNAGSVGMPYADEPGAYWLLLGPEGCEFRKTSYDVEAAAREIQKSLYPQAKEFADENVRKVPTAEEAIGVFEKLRNL; encoded by the coding sequence ATGAAAATTGCAGCGCTGTACGATATCCATGGCAATGTCTTCGCTCTGCAGGCAGTTCTGACAGAGTTGGAAGAACTGAAACCAGATTTGATTGTCATCGGGGGAGATATCCTCTCAGGCCCGATGCCGGTGCAGACATTGGAGCGACTCCTGCAGCTGTCGGCACCCGTCCAATTCATACGAGGCAACTGTGATCGAGAGGTTGCCCTCGCGTATGATGGTATTCCCCTCCGACCAGGGATGTCTGAAAAAGGACGTGAAATCACCGAATGGGTAGCCAATCAATTGACCACCCATCATCGCGAATTCCTGGAGCAGCTTCCTGCCCAATATTCGCATTCGGTAGAAGGGATTGGCGAAGTTTTGTTCTGCCACGCCACTCCTGGGAGTGACGATGTGATTTTCACACCGATGACCGACCTGCAAAGACTCGAGGAGATTTTTGAAAACGTCCAACAACGCACCGTCATTTGCGGTCATACCCATATTCAATTTGACATGCGGATAGGCGAAACGCGAGTTGTGAATGCTGGCAGTGTCGGAATGCCCTACGCGGATGAACCGGGAGCCTATTGGCTGTTACTTGGGCCAGAGGGATGCGAGTTTCGCAAAACATCGTATGACGTGGAGGCGGCCGCCCGAGAGATTCAGAAAAGCCTTTACCCGCAAGCGAAAGAGTTTGCGGACGAAAATGTGCGCAAGGTCCCCACTGCTGAAGAGGCAATCGGAGTTTTTGAAAAATTGCGGAATCTATAG
- a CDS encoding lipase family protein produces MVHTINHNGFTSKEAILLAAMCYQTYPLFFEGELLLPKGFKLVYTIRAFADVENPTEHVYGFLAESKEQIVIAFRGYAAYPADLLAAYDILQVPYSFVSSGGKTSRGFTCLYRSTRNELIRKVSKLSANKHLFITGHNYGGALAVLAALDIAVNTKFHEPFVYTYGSPRIGDPEFSQRFNQVINNSMRIVNIHDPYPTFPDREYPPPFTEQGVFYQHVKTKVPISFQLNNTPRNDAIACYFKALSQLDPDFTHSLCTENPGFCPDTTFCVPFQGACR; encoded by the coding sequence ATGGTTCACACCATCAATCATAATGGCTTTACGAGTAAAGAAGCCATTTTACTTGCAGCAATGTGCTATCAGACTTATCCTTTATTTTTTGAGGGAGAGCTGCTTTTGCCAAAAGGGTTTAAGCTTGTATACACGATTCGTGCTTTTGCGGATGTAGAGAACCCTACAGAACATGTGTATGGCTTTCTTGCAGAGTCAAAGGAACAGATCGTTATTGCATTCAGAGGTTACGCAGCCTATCCGGCTGATCTTTTAGCTGCCTATGACATTCTGCAAGTACCGTATTCTTTTGTCAGCAGCGGAGGGAAAACCTCCCGTGGCTTTACATGTCTATATCGTTCGACCCGGAATGAACTCATAAGGAAAGTGAGCAAGCTGTCGGCAAACAAACATTTGTTTATAACCGGCCACAATTATGGGGGCGCTCTTGCAGTGTTAGCCGCGTTAGATATCGCGGTAAATACGAAGTTTCATGAACCTTTTGTTTATACCTACGGCAGTCCACGTATCGGAGATCCAGAGTTTTCGCAACGATTCAATCAAGTGATTAACAATAGTATGCGTATCGTAAACATCCATGACCCCTACCCTACGTTTCCAGATCGAGAATATCCCCCTCCATTTACAGAACAAGGAGTTTTTTACCAACATGTGAAAACAAAGGTGCCAATCTCTTTCCAATTGAACAATACGCCTCGCAATGATGCGATTGCCTGTTATTTTAAAGCCCTCAGCCAGCTCGATCCTGACTTTACCCATTCGCTGTGCACAGAAAATCCGGGTTTTTGTCCCGATACCACATTCTGTGTACCCTTTCAGGGAGCATGCAGGTAG
- a CDS encoding lipase family protein produces MEGTKVDQIYNSEDAILLSAMLHQSYQLFETKTLILPVGFTLRYTIRAFAGVEDPKQEVFGYIAESKEDIVVTFRGTRTFDDNESDQDLYQVPYPYVKNAGKTHRGFTCIYESTRNELMSVMKKLPASKRLLVAGHSLGGGLAVLAALDISVNTKFKKPVVYTYGSPRVGDPSFATRFNQSVKNSIRIFNVHDIIPTLPARVYPPPFTKKGLYYQHVNKKYALSFQLNSLAIRNHEIVCYFAFLSKQNPHFTEALRTSTPGFCPDTELCVPFLGTCSENDTQDFHRTALSPRKRKK; encoded by the coding sequence ATGGAAGGCACTAAAGTCGATCAGATTTATAACAGCGAAGATGCCATCTTGCTGTCGGCCATGCTCCATCAATCCTATCAGCTTTTCGAAACAAAGACTCTTATCTTGCCGGTTGGGTTTACTCTTCGATACACCATTCGTGCGTTTGCCGGAGTTGAAGATCCGAAACAGGAAGTATTTGGCTATATTGCAGAATCAAAAGAGGATATTGTTGTTACCTTTCGTGGAACCCGAACTTTTGACGACAATGAGTCGGACCAAGATTTATATCAAGTTCCTTATCCTTACGTCAAAAACGCAGGAAAAACACATCGAGGATTTACCTGTATTTATGAATCGACAAGAAACGAATTAATGAGCGTCATGAAAAAGCTGCCCGCATCAAAAAGATTGCTTGTTGCTGGTCACAGTTTAGGTGGAGGTTTGGCTGTCCTCGCTGCATTGGATATTTCCGTTAACACGAAATTTAAAAAACCTGTCGTGTATACGTATGGCAGCCCGCGCGTTGGAGATCCTTCCTTCGCCACCCGTTTTAACCAGTCGGTAAAGAACAGTATTCGAATCTTCAATGTGCATGATATTATTCCGACTCTACCAGCTCGGGTATACCCGCCTCCGTTTACGAAGAAAGGGTTGTATTATCAGCATGTAAATAAAAAGTACGCACTTTCATTTCAGCTGAACAGTTTAGCGATTCGCAATCACGAAATCGTTTGCTACTTTGCCTTTCTAAGTAAGCAGAATCCTCATTTTACTGAGGCGTTACGTACGTCTACCCCTGGCTTTTGTCCCGATACGGAACTTTGTGTTCCGTTTTTAGGAACTTGCAGCGAGAATGATACGCAAGATTTTCATCGGACGGCTCTGTCCCCAAGGAAACGCAAGAAGTAG
- a CDS encoding alpha/beta fold hydrolase: MQGYGTEGNAVEGYDDELCRFESDGAAPLPDTKEQGYVEHEGARIWYATYGTGPVVILLHGGLGHSGNWGYQVQALVRSGYRAILIDSRGHGRSTRDERPYTYERMASDVLAVMDSLNLEKAGMVGWSDGAVVAMILAMKSPERVAGVFYFGCNMDPSGAKEMAEMSPIISRCFRRHAIDYAQLSATPDQFEAFCAAVNLMMQTEPNYSAQDLAQISVPVEIVHSEHDEFIKREHAEYLSRSIPNAVFVTLEGVSHFAPLQRPESFNIPMLAFLGKVLGNDNECNERVR, translated from the coding sequence ATGCAAGGCTATGGGACGGAGGGGAACGCAGTGGAAGGTTATGACGATGAGCTATGCAGGTTTGAATCGGACGGCGCAGCGCCGCTGCCTGACACGAAAGAACAGGGTTATGTCGAACACGAAGGTGCTCGAATCTGGTACGCCACATACGGAACTGGTCCAGTTGTGATTTTGCTTCATGGTGGTTTAGGACACAGTGGCAATTGGGGCTATCAGGTTCAAGCGCTGGTGAGGAGTGGCTATCGCGCGATTTTGATAGACAGCCGAGGCCACGGCCGCAGCACGCGCGATGAGCGGCCGTATACGTATGAACGGATGGCATCTGATGTTTTGGCGGTCATGGATTCATTGAACCTCGAAAAAGCGGGAATGGTGGGCTGGAGCGACGGCGCTGTCGTAGCCATGATCCTCGCCATGAAATCACCCGAACGAGTCGCAGGCGTTTTCTATTTTGGCTGCAACATGGATCCGAGCGGTGCAAAGGAAATGGCAGAGATGAGCCCGATCATCAGCCGGTGTTTTCGCCGACACGCGATAGACTACGCGCAGCTATCGGCCACGCCTGACCAATTCGAAGCTTTCTGTGCCGCTGTAAATCTCATGATGCAAACAGAACCCAATTATTCGGCGCAAGATTTGGCTCAGATCAGCGTCCCTGTGGAGATTGTACATAGCGAACATGATGAATTCATCAAGCGCGAGCACGCTGAATATCTAAGTCGCAGCATTCCAAACGCGGTATTCGTTACCTTGGAAGGTGTGAGTCATTTCGCACCGCTGCAGAGGCCTGAGTCATTTAACATCCCGATGCTTGCCTTTCTGGGGAAAGTTTTAGGCAACGACAACGAATGCAACGAACGGGTTCGTTAG
- a CDS encoding creatininase family protein, whose translation MAAATNRMKEMSWTTFLERKRQTDLVIIPTGACEVYGPHLPMGSDMLVAAKLAELVAGRVHAIIGPTLEVGDSSALDDFPGTITITPDSFKAYLKDVVDSLIKWGFKNFLFINGHAGNVAMVNHVSQTLRQRPELRCAQIDCWRFIKAQDQGIVESGEVAHGHAGEAGTSVLLYLYPELVDLEQAVDEVPKQKDLFPEVIKYARYGTKTESGTIGYPSLASREKGEALVQRSVDRIARFLHETWNVSYK comes from the coding sequence ATGGCAGCTGCAACGAATCGGATGAAAGAGATGAGCTGGACGACGTTTCTGGAGCGCAAAAGACAGACGGATCTGGTCATTATCCCAACAGGGGCATGCGAAGTGTATGGTCCTCACTTACCGATGGGATCGGATATGCTAGTCGCAGCCAAATTGGCCGAGCTGGTGGCCGGGCGGGTACATGCCATCATCGGTCCGACCTTGGAAGTGGGAGATTCATCGGCCCTCGATGATTTTCCTGGTACGATTACTATCACACCTGACAGCTTCAAAGCGTATTTGAAAGACGTAGTGGACAGTCTGATCAAATGGGGCTTCAAAAATTTTCTGTTTATTAACGGGCATGCAGGGAATGTGGCGATGGTGAACCATGTCTCCCAGACGCTGCGTCAACGGCCGGAGCTTCGTTGTGCCCAGATTGACTGCTGGCGCTTTATCAAGGCTCAGGATCAGGGCATTGTTGAGTCCGGAGAGGTGGCACATGGTCACGCGGGGGAAGCAGGCACATCTGTCTTGCTTTACCTGTACCCAGAGCTGGTTGACCTGGAACAGGCGGTAGACGAGGTGCCAAAGCAAAAGGATCTGTTTCCCGAAGTAATTAAATACGCGCGTTACGGCACAAAAACAGAGTCTGGGACGATCGGCTATCCGAGTCTGGCCAGTCGTGAAAAAGGAGAGGCACTGGTGCAGCGCTCCGTAGATCGCATTGCCCGGTTCCTCCATGAAACATGGAACGTCTCTTATAAGTGA
- a CDS encoding ABC transporter ATP-binding protein: MKQPLMEVTNLKKYFPIKKGIFSRTAGYVKAVDGLDFSIHKGETLGLVGESGCGKSTTGRLLLQLLAPTEGEVKYEGQNLVGMNTSQLRKLRRDMQMVFQDPYASLDPRLTVGDIIAEPLEIHQIAHGKEKDKRIDELLNVVGLSSYHAKRYGHEFSGGQRQRIGIARALALNPKLIVADEPVSALDVSIQSQVINLMQDLQEQFHLTYLFIAHDLSVVKHISNRIGVMYLGRIVELADKRELFDSPMHPYTKALLSAVPTPNPLVKKERIVLRGDVPSPANPPAGCTFHPRCPACMDICKTVNPVFQNRDGRYIACHLYE, translated from the coding sequence ATGAAGCAACCCTTGATGGAAGTGACGAATTTAAAGAAATACTTCCCGATTAAAAAGGGGATTTTCAGTCGAACTGCAGGGTATGTGAAGGCAGTTGACGGTTTGGATTTTTCCATTCACAAAGGGGAAACGTTAGGCTTGGTGGGAGAGAGCGGCTGCGGAAAATCGACGACGGGTAGATTGCTCCTGCAGCTGCTTGCGCCTACGGAAGGCGAAGTCAAATACGAAGGACAAAACCTGGTCGGCATGAATACATCACAGCTCCGCAAGCTGCGCAGGGATATGCAGATGGTCTTTCAGGATCCGTATGCGTCGCTCGATCCCCGCCTGACGGTTGGCGATATTATCGCGGAGCCTTTGGAGATTCATCAGATTGCACATGGCAAGGAAAAGGACAAGAGAATCGACGAGTTGCTGAATGTCGTCGGATTGAGCAGCTATCACGCCAAGCGGTACGGTCACGAATTCAGCGGCGGGCAGCGCCAAAGAATTGGGATTGCCCGAGCGCTGGCCCTTAATCCCAAGCTGATTGTGGCAGACGAGCCGGTATCCGCCCTGGACGTGTCCATCCAATCACAAGTGATCAATTTGATGCAAGATTTGCAGGAACAATTTCACTTGACCTACTTGTTCATCGCCCATGACCTCAGTGTCGTTAAGCATATCAGTAACCGGATCGGTGTGATGTACCTGGGAAGAATCGTGGAGCTGGCTGACAAAAGGGAGCTGTTTGATTCCCCGATGCATCCGTATACGAAAGCATTGCTGTCGGCCGTACCGACTCCAAATCCGTTGGTCAAGAAAGAGCGGATCGTTCTTCGCGGAGATGTGCCAAGCCCAGCTAATCCGCCAGCCGGATGCACATTCCATCCGCGTTGTCCGGCTTGCATGGACATATGCAAAACTGTTAACCCTGTCTTCCAAAATAGGGACGGTCGATATATCGCCTGTCACTTGTACGAATAA
- a CDS encoding ABC transporter ATP-binding protein — protein sequence MERKLLEIKGLKTYFYTDEGVVAAVDGVDISIREGETVGIVGESGSGKSVTSLTAMRLTPGKVVEGSITFNGKDILALSEEEMREIRGNQIAMIFQEPMTSLNPVFTIGDQIGEAVRIHRHYSKAQARARAVEMLKLVGIPRAEQIVNEYPHRLSGGMRQRVMIAMAMACDPKLLIADEPTTALDVTIQAQILDLMRELKATKGTAILFITHDLGVVAEMCDRVVVMYDGKVVEESDVITLFNQPHHPYTQGLMKSMPTLDSEEKRLYSIKGSVPAQGSLRIGCSFAPRCEHAMAICRDQSPPLEEIESRHFSRCWLHASGKGGDRG from the coding sequence TTGGAGCGCAAACTACTCGAGATCAAAGGACTAAAAACGTATTTTTACACGGATGAAGGGGTCGTGGCTGCCGTCGATGGCGTAGACATCAGCATTCGCGAGGGAGAAACGGTCGGGATCGTGGGAGAGTCCGGCTCCGGGAAGAGTGTAACCTCTTTGACAGCGATGCGATTGACACCAGGCAAAGTGGTAGAAGGCTCGATCACCTTTAACGGAAAAGACATCCTGGCGTTGTCGGAAGAAGAGATGAGAGAGATTCGGGGAAACCAAATCGCGATGATCTTCCAGGAGCCGATGACTTCCCTGAATCCGGTTTTTACAATCGGGGATCAGATCGGCGAGGCTGTTCGTATCCACCGTCATTACAGCAAAGCGCAAGCAAGAGCGCGAGCCGTGGAAATGCTCAAGCTGGTTGGGATTCCAAGGGCGGAGCAAATCGTCAACGAATATCCGCACCGCTTGTCAGGCGGGATGAGGCAACGGGTCATGATCGCCATGGCGATGGCTTGCGATCCAAAGCTGTTGATTGCCGATGAACCGACGACAGCTCTGGATGTGACGATTCAAGCGCAGATTTTGGACCTGATGCGTGAGCTGAAAGCCACAAAAGGAACCGCGATTCTGTTCATCACTCATGATCTGGGGGTAGTGGCAGAGATGTGCGACCGGGTCGTCGTCATGTACGACGGAAAAGTGGTGGAAGAGAGCGATGTCATTACTCTTTTTAACCAGCCGCATCATCCGTACACGCAAGGTCTGATGAAGTCCATGCCCACGCTCGATTCGGAAGAGAAGCGACTGTATTCCATCAAAGGAAGTGTACCTGCCCAAGGAAGCCTGCGCATCGGATGCAGCTTTGCTCCTCGCTGTGAGCACGCCATGGCGATTTGTCGCGATCAGTCTCCTCCATTGGAAGAGATTGAATCGAGACATTTCAGCAGATGCTGGCTTCACGCATCTGGGAAAGGAGGGGACAGGGGATGA
- the nikC gene encoding nickel transporter permease, with the protein MSDTEVSVQVASHPTEVSYQRRSPWASMMRRFRKNKRALVGFWMAVVFVGIALLAQVIAPYDPIEQDMNMILQPPSANHPFGTDEYGRDILSRIIYGSQISLMIGIVGVLISVVIGVGLGTLSGYFGGRTDMFIMRIMDIFMAFPSFLLALAIVSVLGPGMVNVMIAIGIFSVPTFARISRSAVISVKNKEFIEAAKSMGASHARVIFKHVLPNSVAPIIVLSTMRIATAILTASGLSFLGMGAQPPTPEWGAMLSTGREYLRTAPHVSTIPGLAIMFMVLAFNMLGDGLRDALDPKMKL; encoded by the coding sequence ATGAGCGATACGGAAGTAAGCGTACAGGTAGCCTCCCACCCGACAGAGGTGTCCTACCAGCGGCGATCTCCATGGGCATCCATGATGCGCCGATTTCGAAAAAACAAGCGAGCACTCGTAGGGTTCTGGATGGCTGTCGTCTTTGTCGGCATTGCTCTCTTGGCACAGGTGATCGCCCCGTATGATCCGATCGAGCAAGACATGAATATGATCCTGCAGCCTCCTTCCGCCAACCATCCATTTGGCACGGATGAGTACGGGCGGGATATTTTGTCCCGGATTATTTACGGATCACAAATTTCCTTGATGATCGGGATCGTGGGTGTGTTGATCTCCGTCGTTATCGGCGTAGGGCTGGGAACGCTCTCTGGCTATTTTGGAGGTAGGACGGATATGTTCATCATGCGGATCATGGATATCTTTATGGCTTTCCCCAGCTTTCTGCTTGCGCTGGCCATCGTCAGTGTCCTCGGTCCGGGAATGGTAAATGTCATGATCGCGATCGGGATTTTCTCTGTACCGACCTTTGCCCGGATTTCCCGAAGTGCGGTCATCTCCGTAAAGAACAAAGAGTTTATCGAAGCGGCTAAATCGATGGGAGCGAGCCATGCCAGGGTGATCTTCAAGCATGTGCTTCCGAACAGCGTGGCACCGATCATCGTTCTATCCACCATGCGTATTGCGACGGCGATTCTCACGGCTTCTGGACTGAGCTTTCTCGGGATGGGCGCTCAGCCTCCGACACCGGAATGGGGAGCGATGCTGAGTACCGGCAGGGAATATTTGCGTACTGCTCCACATGTGAGCACGATCCCTGGATTGGCGATCATGTTCATGGTGCTCGCCTTTAATATGCTGGGAGACGGTTTGCGAGATGCGTTGGATCCGAAGATGAAGCTGTGA
- the nikB gene encoding nickel ABC transporter permease: MLGYIAKRLLQMIPTLVGVSILCFIIIHSVPGDPANLIAGVDATAEEIQIVKERLGLDRPLHEQYGSYVMGLLQGDLGKSLRSDRPVAEEILSRFPSTIMLTMLSVVVMVIVGLFAGIMSAIRPNSMRDNATMMVSLFGISMPVFWSGIMLILVFSYYLQLLPSGGSTQFKHYILPALALGLSSSAVLARLTRSSILEVIHQDFIRTARAKGVKEKLVIYKHTLKNALIPIITIVGLEFGHLLGGAVLTETVFSMNGIGRYIIQSIQFRDYPAIQGSILFVAAIFVIVNLVVDLCYGAVDPRIRYD, from the coding sequence TTGCTGGGATATATCGCAAAACGTTTGCTGCAAATGATCCCTACCTTGGTCGGTGTATCGATTCTCTGCTTTATCATCATTCACTCGGTACCCGGGGATCCAGCCAATTTGATTGCGGGCGTGGATGCTACGGCGGAAGAGATTCAGATTGTAAAGGAACGCTTGGGACTCGACCGCCCCTTGCATGAACAGTACGGAAGCTATGTCATGGGGCTTCTGCAAGGAGATTTGGGCAAATCGCTGCGCTCAGACAGACCTGTGGCAGAAGAAATCCTGTCCCGCTTTCCAAGCACGATCATGCTGACCATGCTCTCTGTCGTCGTCATGGTCATCGTAGGTCTTTTCGCTGGTATCATGTCTGCGATTAGGCCGAACAGCATGAGGGACAACGCGACGATGATGGTTTCCCTGTTCGGGATATCGATGCCGGTATTCTGGTCGGGGATCATGCTGATCTTGGTTTTTTCTTACTACCTGCAATTGCTGCCCTCTGGCGGAAGCACGCAGTTCAAGCATTACATCCTTCCTGCACTCGCGCTGGGACTATCCTCTTCAGCGGTACTGGCTCGTTTGACTCGCTCCAGTATTCTGGAGGTGATTCATCAGGACTTCATCCGTACGGCGCGTGCAAAAGGAGTCAAGGAAAAGCTGGTCATTTACAAGCACACCCTGAAAAATGCTTTGATTCCCATCATTACGATTGTGGGGCTGGAATTCGGCCACTTGCTTGGTGGAGCCGTTCTGACCGAGACAGTATTTTCGATGAATGGAATCGGACGTTATATTATCCAATCGATTCAGTTTCGGGATTATCCGGCTATTCAGGGGAGCATTCTTTTCGTCGCTGCGATTTTTGTCATCGTGAATCTCGTAGTCGACTTATGCTACGGTGCGGTAGATCCTCGGATTCGATACGACTAG